From a region of the Candidatus Omnitrophota bacterium genome:
- a CDS encoding type II secretion system F family protein: MELWIGAIAFSAIFLSVVGTSVLFGFLKHPVDDRLARYGRRQPASGETAFIDAGRSNLISSIGERIAPKDPLQRSESKQQLAMAGYYSRCAYNAYWTMKIVSILAMPLLVILIFAIQGIPLSRSTLPALFAIGGGLFLPDWILGFFKRRRQEQIFCGLPDALDLLVVCIEAGLGLDAALQKVSEEFHINNRVLSEELNMTCAVIRMGQPRADALHDLGERTGVIELRALAAVLTQADRFGTSMGQALRVHSDDMRTRRRQRAEELAAKTTVKLLFPLVLFIFPSIFVVLGGPAVIRIIDTLMGKVI, translated from the coding sequence ATGGAACTATGGATTGGCGCCATCGCTTTTTCCGCAATTTTTCTATCCGTTGTTGGAACATCTGTCCTATTCGGCTTCCTCAAGCATCCCGTCGACGACCGGCTCGCCCGCTATGGTCGCCGCCAACCCGCCTCTGGAGAGACAGCCTTCATCGACGCGGGCCGCAGCAATTTGATATCCTCCATCGGCGAACGCATCGCGCCGAAGGATCCCCTCCAACGCAGCGAAAGCAAGCAGCAGCTGGCGATGGCGGGCTATTACAGCCGCTGCGCCTATAACGCCTATTGGACGATGAAGATCGTTTCCATTCTAGCCATGCCGCTTCTCGTAATCCTTATCTTCGCCATTCAAGGAATTCCTCTTTCGCGATCAACGCTGCCTGCGCTTTTCGCCATCGGCGGCGGCTTGTTTTTGCCGGATTGGATTCTTGGTTTCTTCAAGCGCCGACGCCAGGAGCAGATTTTCTGCGGATTGCCGGACGCGCTGGACTTGCTCGTCGTTTGCATCGAGGCTGGTCTGGGACTCGACGCGGCGCTGCAAAAAGTGAGCGAAGAGTTTCATATCAACAACCGCGTCCTCAGCGAAGAATTGAACATGACCTGCGCCGTCATCCGCATGGGCCAGCCCCGCGCCGACGCGCTTCACGATCTGGGCGAACGCACTGGCGTGATTGAATTGAGAGCGCTGGCCGCCGTGCTCACCCAGGCCGACCGCTTCGGAACCAGCATGGGCCAGGCGCTGCGCGTCCATTCCGACGACATGCGCACCCGCCGCCGCCAGCGGGCGGAAGAACTGGCCGCCAAAACCACCGTGAAACTGCTGTTCCCCCTCGTATTGTTTATATTTCCATCGATCTTCGTCGTGCTCGGCGGTCCCGCCGTGATACGCATCATCGACACCCTTATGGGGAAAGTCATTTAA
- a CDS encoding pilus assembly protein TadG-related protein, producing MKTNQKGSIIVLLAVCITVIMMSLAMTVDIGWMVLAEGQLQNAADAAALAGASQLPDEDVLYGTPDQTDDIGDARDSAQAFAAYNKAANVYLQVDRNEDNYIDGGIVAGYIQNPLNINSSFQTDEIPEYNSIQVTAKLANDLNGPLALLMGSFSGMQSVELQATSTATIDDRIAGFEVDVNERLMMLPFTVYADAWDEAVDGGHHPADCSCPHEPDEDDYSYSEESGVLHQSDGIPEISMYPNNQDVCTLPWAPGNFGTIDIGPSNNSTSDLIDQIENGISGADLEAIGGMILTDEDEDGVYSKWLNGDTGVSAAIKCAFEAIIGQPRILPLHRNLTGTGDGAMYEIVRFAGVRVVDVKMTGALDNRCVIVQTCPIVSSNAVFSANGPKSGMIFAVSITR from the coding sequence ATGAAAACGAATCAAAAAGGCTCCATCATTGTTCTGCTAGCCGTCTGCATCACGGTTATTATGATGTCGCTGGCCATGACGGTAGACATAGGGTGGATGGTCCTGGCCGAAGGCCAGTTGCAGAACGCCGCCGACGCCGCCGCTTTAGCGGGAGCCTCCCAACTGCCGGACGAGGACGTTCTTTATGGTACTCCAGACCAAACCGACGATATCGGCGACGCCCGCGATTCGGCGCAAGCCTTCGCGGCCTACAACAAGGCGGCTAACGTTTATCTCCAAGTCGATCGCAACGAGGATAATTACATCGATGGAGGCATCGTCGCCGGATACATACAAAATCCTTTGAACATTAATTCTTCTTTTCAAACGGATGAAATCCCCGAATACAATTCCATCCAAGTTACGGCAAAATTAGCCAACGATCTTAACGGGCCATTAGCCCTGCTAATGGGATCGTTTTCAGGAATGCAATCCGTCGAATTGCAAGCGACATCGACAGCGACGATCGACGACCGCATAGCGGGCTTCGAAGTGGACGTCAACGAACGTCTTATGATGCTGCCTTTCACTGTCTATGCCGACGCTTGGGACGAAGCGGTGGATGGCGGCCATCATCCCGCGGATTGCTCCTGCCCTCATGAACCCGACGAAGACGATTATTCTTACAGCGAAGAAAGCGGCGTACTTCACCAAAGCGACGGTATCCCGGAAATTTCCATGTATCCCAACAACCAAGACGTATGCACTCTTCCTTGGGCGCCGGGCAATTTCGGCACGATAGACATCGGCCCCTCCAACAACTCTACATCGGATCTTATCGATCAAATCGAGAATGGAATTTCCGGCGCAGATTTGGAAGCCATCGGCGGCATGATCCTAACCGATGAAGACGAAGATGGCGTTTATTCCAAATGGCTGAACGGCGATACCGGCGTCAGCGCCGCGATAAAATGCGCTTTTGAAGCCATAATAGGCCAACCGCGCATCCTTCCCTTGCATCGAAATCTGACGGGAACCGGCGATGGGGCCATGTACGAAATCGTCCGCTTCGCCGGCGTTCGCGTCGTGGACGTCAAAATGACGGGAGCGCTCGATAACCGATGCGTCATCGTACAAACTTGTCCGATCGTCTCCTCCAACGCCGTCTTCAGCGCCAATGGCCCGAAATCGGGAATGATCTTCGCCGTATCCATCACGCGATGA
- a CDS encoding EcsC family protein produces the protein MSFIDIPMPWLLFAVLMLFAALGVFIAARSAWNFTRILYLLRPGAKIASLADLESKISRRITLADRKAQELIDGKVRQVTRSLKTTSWMDPARLMDECFQLVCDVAQVYYPTSPHPELEVTIVELLHLNERISKELNVLIAPLKPLHQVSVSNILTAKDLFDKTHEIVEKKGMRAGRRIASGVWTAINALNPQYWINKAIFKGASEAVGRKILASAYRIVGAEAIRVYRSSSTFNLDAALSLEDEEAPIAAAAKPELAVESAPEIEAAVIEPEIALEMDVEEDMDHSTAQPEEKDDKKTRFTKIAIQTFSKFIEGSLTLWDKLSKPDSVIAAYRKKNPQVETLSSIQKLPIETINKMSSRYIHKGAWLSAAEGTITGFGGMFTIAADAVSLLALQLRAIQQVGYCHGFDVSRPDEKIFAVKLLAEAYCHPATGERTALLKEMRMAADLLRGKSPLGYLQKQLFLKGTSQIAQKIGLRLGGEKTAQVIPFLGAAVGGIINRKITKDVALIAQDVYRDRLLKLRGESQPPEEAAAPSGGMG, from the coding sequence ATGAGCTTTATCGATATTCCCATGCCTTGGCTGCTTTTCGCGGTTCTGATGCTGTTCGCGGCGCTGGGCGTTTTCATCGCCGCACGCAGCGCCTGGAACTTTACGCGCATCCTTTATCTTCTGCGTCCGGGCGCGAAGATAGCTTCCTTAGCCGATCTTGAAAGCAAAATCTCGCGACGCATCACTCTCGCCGACCGCAAAGCGCAAGAACTGATCGACGGAAAAGTGCGCCAAGTTACGCGCTCGCTCAAGACCACATCGTGGATGGATCCGGCTCGCCTTATGGACGAATGTTTTCAACTCGTATGCGATGTGGCTCAGGTTTATTATCCCACTTCGCCTCATCCCGAATTGGAAGTGACTATCGTCGAGCTGCTGCATCTCAACGAACGGATTTCGAAGGAACTGAATGTCCTCATCGCGCCGCTCAAGCCGCTGCATCAAGTTTCCGTATCCAACATTCTTACAGCCAAGGATTTGTTCGACAAAACGCACGAGATCGTGGAAAAAAAAGGAATGCGCGCGGGGCGGCGCATCGCCAGCGGCGTATGGACGGCTATCAACGCCCTAAATCCGCAATACTGGATCAACAAGGCGATATTCAAGGGCGCTTCGGAAGCCGTGGGACGAAAAATTCTCGCTTCGGCCTATCGCATCGTTGGCGCCGAAGCCATCCGCGTCTATCGTTCGTCCTCGACCTTCAACCTGGACGCCGCGCTGTCGCTGGAGGACGAAGAAGCGCCCATCGCCGCTGCGGCTAAGCCGGAACTAGCCGTAGAATCCGCGCCCGAAATCGAAGCCGCCGTCATCGAACCGGAAATCGCTTTAGAAATGGATGTAGAAGAGGATATGGATCATTCCACCGCTCAACCGGAAGAGAAAGACGATAAAAAGACGAGGTTTACGAAAATCGCAATACAGACCTTTAGTAAATTCATCGAAGGCTCGTTGACGCTATGGGATAAATTATCCAAGCCGGATTCTGTCATCGCCGCCTACCGCAAGAAGAATCCTCAAGTGGAGACGTTATCCTCCATTCAAAAACTTCCCATCGAAACCATCAACAAAATGTCTTCCCGCTATATCCACAAAGGAGCGTGGCTCTCGGCGGCGGAAGGAACCATCACCGGCTTTGGCGGCATGTTCACCATCGCCGCTGACGCCGTTTCGCTGCTGGCGCTGCAACTTCGCGCCATTCAACAGGTCGGCTACTGCCACGGCTTCGACGTTTCCCGCCCAGACGAAAAAATCTTCGCCGTCAAATTGTTGGCCGAAGCCTATTGCCATCCTGCTACAGGCGAAAGAACAGCGCTGCTCAAGGAGATGCGCATGGCCGCCGATCTGCTGCGAGGCAAGTCGCCCTTAGGTTATTTGCAGAAGCAGTTGTTCTTGAAAGGAACGAGTCAAATCGCGCAAAAGATCGGCCTGCGCCTGGGAGGGGAGAAAACAGCGCAGGTTATCCCCTTCCTGGGCGCCGCGGTGGGAGGGATCATCAACCGCAAAATCACCAAGGACGTCGCCCTCATCGCCCAAGACGTTTACCGCGACCGCTTACTGAAATTGCGTGGAGAAAGCCAACCGCCGGAAGAAGCCGCAGCGCCCTCCGGCGGGATGGGGTGA
- a CDS encoding ATP-binding protein, translated as MSDTIPTITNDSADDESLEEDYPTVPFPFFEDDGNRPSSPACLEEVGLSASFLSDLIVKHLHRFGVLTGLEIAEKIRLPFPLLEPLLNEIIIQLYAEKKGGQGLGAASDRFGLTDRGRRHIQDLLALDTYIGPAPVPLDQYWSYIQKHHLHSIRVTEALLREAWCDFIVDDSLFRQIGPAIRSGKSCFLYGPPGTGKTTFAKKIAQFYNQHGGPIAVPHALFAGGSIIRVYDPIHHKELTPSAADANRIFKNQGGDRRWALCRRPAVIVGGELELSMLDLRYNPSTRYYEAPLQMKANGGLLIIDDFGRQMVQPRDLLNRWIIPLEERLDYLTLHTGKKFSIPFEQLVVFATNMNPMDLVDEAFLRRIRYKIYIGEPSAVVYKSIFMKECHKKELEIAEADLDEIIRQCYLPANRPLRACDPRDITDQIADYCDFNELSKTIPFDLLKAIVAAYLTEINVGS; from the coding sequence ATGTCCGATACGATCCCAACCATAACCAACGATTCTGCGGATGACGAATCTCTTGAGGAAGATTATCCCACGGTCCCCTTTCCTTTTTTCGAAGACGACGGCAATAGGCCCTCCTCCCCCGCTTGCCTGGAAGAAGTAGGATTGTCCGCTTCTTTTCTTAGCGATTTAATCGTCAAGCATCTGCATCGTTTTGGCGTCCTCACTGGATTGGAAATCGCGGAGAAAATCCGCCTTCCCTTCCCACTTCTCGAACCTTTATTGAACGAAATCATCATTCAACTTTATGCGGAGAAGAAAGGCGGACAGGGATTGGGCGCCGCCAGCGACCGTTTTGGACTGACCGACCGGGGACGGCGGCACATTCAAGATTTATTGGCGCTGGATACCTACATTGGCCCCGCGCCCGTACCTCTCGATCAGTATTGGAGCTATATCCAAAAACATCATCTGCACAGCATCCGCGTTACCGAGGCGCTGCTGCGGGAAGCCTGGTGCGATTTCATCGTCGACGATTCTCTCTTCCGCCAAATCGGTCCCGCCATCCGTTCGGGTAAATCCTGCTTCCTCTACGGACCTCCGGGTACGGGAAAAACGACCTTCGCCAAGAAAATCGCCCAATTTTACAACCAGCACGGCGGCCCCATCGCCGTACCCCATGCTCTTTTTGCAGGCGGCAGCATCATCCGGGTATACGATCCCATCCATCACAAGGAATTGACTCCTTCGGCCGCCGATGCGAATCGGATATTCAAGAATCAGGGCGGCGACCGCCGTTGGGCCTTATGCCGCCGTCCGGCGGTCATCGTTGGCGGCGAACTCGAATTATCCATGCTGGATTTGCGCTACAATCCTTCCACCCGCTATTACGAAGCCCCGCTGCAAATGAAAGCCAACGGCGGACTGTTGATTATCGACGATTTCGGGCGCCAAATGGTTCAACCCAGAGATTTGCTCAACCGGTGGATCATCCCCTTGGAAGAACGGCTCGACTACCTGACCCTGCATACGGGTAAGAAATTTTCCATCCCCTTCGAGCAGCTAGTGGTCTTCGCCACGAATATGAATCCCATGGATTTGGTGGATGAAGCCTTTTTGCGACGCATCCGTTATAAGATTTATATCGGCGAACCATCCGCCGTAGTCTATAAATCCATATTCATGAAAGAATGTCATAAAAAGGAACTGGAGATCGCGGAAGCCGATCTCGACGAAATTATCCGCCAATGCTATCTGCCCGCCAACCGTCCGCTTCGCGCCTGCGATCCCCGCGACATCACCGATCAAATCGCCGATTATTGCGATTTCAACGAACTTTCGAAAACTATCCCTTTCGATTTATTGAAAGCCATCGTCGCGGCTTATTTAACGGAAATCAATGTTGGATCGTAG
- a CDS encoding OmpA family protein, translating into MKRFSILMSSLILFSACQSTQPDVFSRSAGNSFGAAAQKPFDEMTANARPVDPIAGCIYFGNNQSELSAAAKAELNRIASLLSSRSGSAIVEGHADGVSEKDSNTRLSCERALAAANYLANAGVWEERLVVRGFGESRPAANNETEAGRALNRRVVVKTFAQGDGMTGKEALIAQKKKMSEEKTESSDSGASSLDTMLQALGGGESEGK; encoded by the coding sequence ATGAAACGCTTTTCCATCCTAATGTCGAGTCTGATTCTCTTTTCCGCTTGTCAATCCACGCAGCCGGACGTTTTTTCCCGATCCGCCGGCAATTCCTTCGGCGCCGCCGCGCAAAAGCCGTTCGACGAGATGACGGCCAACGCCCGGCCCGTAGATCCTATCGCCGGATGCATCTATTTCGGGAATAACCAATCCGAATTAAGCGCCGCCGCCAAGGCCGAGCTGAATCGCATCGCTTCCCTTCTCTCCTCGCGTTCCGGTTCGGCGATCGTAGAAGGCCACGCCGACGGCGTCAGCGAAAAGGATTCCAATACGCGTTTGAGTTGCGAACGCGCTCTCGCCGCGGCGAATTATTTAGCGAACGCGGGCGTTTGGGAGGAGCGGCTCGTGGTTCGCGGCTTCGGCGAGAGCCGTCCCGCCGCCAACAACGAAACGGAAGCCGGACGCGCTCTCAATCGTCGCGTCGTCGTTAAAACGTTCGCTCAAGGGGACGGCATGACCGGCAAGGAAGCACTCATCGCACAGAAGAAAAAAATGAGTGAAGAGAAAACGGAATCATCCGACTCCGGCGCCTCCTCTCTCGACACGATGCTGCAAGCGTTAGGCGGCGGGGAATCGGAGGGAAAATAA
- a CDS encoding type II toxin-antitoxin system VapC family toxin, whose product MPDTNIWIKILNPSASPVKERFHNTDPETIRLCSVVKAELYYGAYRSQRREQNLELLRHFLVNYASFGFDDSAAYAYGEIRAQLAAQGTPIGPNDLMIASIAVVNRAILITHNTREFQRVPNLEIEDWES is encoded by the coding sequence ATGCCGGATACGAATATATGGATTAAAATACTCAATCCATCTGCCTCGCCTGTGAAAGAACGTTTTCATAATACCGATCCTGAAACCATCAGGTTATGTTCAGTTGTGAAAGCGGAGTTGTACTATGGCGCATATAGAAGCCAACGCCGGGAACAGAATCTGGAGTTATTGCGGCATTTTTTGGTAAATTATGCTTCTTTTGGATTTGATGACTCCGCGGCGTACGCGTATGGCGAAATACGCGCGCAACTTGCGGCGCAAGGTACGCCTATAGGTCCGAATGATTTGATGATTGCCTCCATTGCAGTAGTGAATCGTGCGATTCTGATTACGCATAATACTCGTGAATTTCAAAGAGTTCCAAATTTGGAAATTGAAGATTGGGAATCTTGA
- a CDS encoding CpaF family protein has protein sequence MNNAAANLKTINAADRLSRIQDLKSEIHRRLIERLDLGQINEQNKDKVKQQVRPVLAEMIAAQPAALNGRERQEMAEEILDEVFGFGPLEPLLKDPEISDILVNNFREIYIEKKGKLQKAESRFRDDRHLLQIIDRIVSRVGRRIDETMPMVDARLPDGSRVNAIIPPLALNGPAMSIRRFGVNPLKVENLLQNKSIIPEMVEFLEGAVRAKLNVVISGGTGSGKTTLLNILTSFIPASERIITIEDSAELILQQPHVVRLETRPANIEGQGAITQRDLLFNTLRMRPDRIILGEVRGAEALDMLQAMNTGHEGSLTTIHANTPRDAMSRIETMVSMGGLEIPMRVIRQQIASAINIIVQASRLLDGTRRITSIAEIAGMEGEVITMQEIYKFKQETIDSEGNVHGAYVAAGVRPKCMAKLEAAGIRISPDVFQPGVKMRIGEGS, from the coding sequence ATGAACAACGCCGCCGCCAATCTTAAAACCATCAACGCCGCCGACCGGTTGTCGCGCATTCAGGATTTGAAATCGGAAATCCACCGGCGCTTGATCGAACGGCTGGACCTAGGACAAATCAACGAACAAAACAAGGATAAGGTCAAGCAGCAGGTTCGTCCCGTTTTAGCGGAAATGATCGCCGCCCAGCCCGCCGCTCTCAACGGCCGCGAACGCCAGGAAATGGCGGAAGAGATTCTCGACGAAGTCTTCGGTTTCGGTCCGCTGGAGCCATTGTTGAAAGACCCCGAAATTTCCGATATCCTTGTCAACAATTTCCGGGAAATTTATATCGAAAAAAAAGGAAAATTGCAGAAGGCCGAGTCCCGCTTCCGCGACGACCGCCATCTTCTTCAAATCATCGACCGCATCGTTTCCCGCGTCGGACGGCGCATCGACGAAACCATGCCTATGGTCGACGCTCGCTTGCCCGATGGTTCGCGCGTCAACGCCATCATCCCGCCGTTGGCTCTAAACGGACCCGCCATGTCCATTCGCCGCTTCGGCGTCAATCCGCTGAAAGTGGAAAATCTTCTGCAAAACAAATCCATCATTCCGGAAATGGTGGAATTTTTGGAAGGCGCCGTGCGCGCCAAGCTGAACGTTGTCATCTCCGGCGGCACCGGATCGGGTAAAACAACGCTGCTGAATATTCTCACTTCCTTCATTCCCGCTTCCGAACGCATTATCACCATCGAAGATTCCGCCGAGTTGATTTTACAACAGCCTCACGTAGTGCGGCTGGAAACACGCCCCGCCAACATCGAAGGCCAAGGCGCCATCACCCAGCGCGATTTGCTTTTCAATACGCTGCGGATGCGGCCAGACCGCATCATTTTAGGCGAAGTACGCGGCGCCGAAGCGCTGGATATGCTGCAAGCGATGAACACCGGGCACGAAGGCTCGCTTACCACTATTCATGCCAACACTCCTCGCGACGCCATGAGCCGCATCGAGACGATGGTCTCTATGGGCGGGCTGGAAATCCCCATGCGCGTTATCCGCCAGCAAATCGCGTCCGCCATCAACATCATCGTGCAAGCCTCGCGTCTGCTGGACGGAACACGCCGCATCACTTCAATTGCGGAAATCGCAGGGATGGAAGGCGAAGTAATCACCATGCAGGAGATTTATAAATTCAAGCAAGAAACGATCGACTCGGAGGGGAATGTCCACGGCGCCTATGTCGCTGCGGGGGTGCGGCCAAAGTGTATGGCCAAGTTGGAAGCGGCGGGCATCCGCATTTCGCCGGACGTTTTTCAACCTGGCGTCAAAATGCGCATAGGAGAAGGCTCATGA
- a CDS encoding glutamine--tRNA ligase/YqeY domain fusion protein has product MAENDIKYPSNFIRDIVKTDVEASVNGGRVHTRFPPEPNGYLHIGHAKAICISFGVAQEFGGKCNLRFDDTNPAKEKMEYVEAIQNDIKWLGFDWEDRLFFASDYFEQLYQWAIKLIKDGKAYVCDLNDEEIRQYRGTTEFDENGARVTPPGKDSPYRNRSVAENLDLFQRMRQGEFPDGAKTLRAKIDMAHPNLNMRDPVMYRIMRMEHYRTGNQWIIYPMYDWTHGQSDSLEGVTHSICDVGFENHRPLYDWYIEQLGIFPSKQYEFGRLNLTYTVLSKRYLRQLVEENIVQGWDDPRLPTLLGLRRRGYAPEAICEFCKRIGVSKGDGIVDIQLLEHCLREHLNKAAPRVMAVLDPLKVVITNYPEDREEELDAVNNPEDPSAGTRQVPFCRELYIERDDFMEIPSKKFFRLAPGKEVRLRYAYFITCQEVVKDAQGQIIELRCVYDPATRGGDAPDGRRVKGTIHWVSARHAVKSEVRLYDYLFAKADPMNVEEGRDWKKNLNPDSLKTLTDCYLEPMLVKTEPGFKCQFERLGYFCKDADSTPDRPVFNRTVPLKDSWSKIQAKG; this is encoded by the coding sequence ATGGCGGAAAATGATATTAAATACCCCTCGAATTTTATACGCGACATCGTCAAGACGGATGTGGAAGCCAGCGTGAACGGCGGACGGGTGCATACGCGCTTTCCCCCAGAGCCGAACGGCTATTTGCATATCGGCCACGCTAAGGCTATCTGTATAAGTTTCGGCGTAGCGCAGGAATTCGGCGGGAAATGCAACTTGCGCTTTGACGACACAAATCCCGCCAAGGAAAAAATGGAATACGTCGAAGCTATTCAGAACGATATCAAATGGCTGGGCTTCGATTGGGAGGATCGTCTTTTCTTCGCTTCGGATTATTTCGAGCAACTTTACCAATGGGCGATTAAACTGATTAAAGATGGCAAAGCCTACGTTTGCGATCTCAACGACGAAGAGATTCGGCAATATCGCGGCACGACCGAGTTCGACGAAAACGGGGCGCGCGTTACTCCTCCCGGCAAGGACAGCCCCTACCGCAACCGTTCCGTAGCAGAAAATCTCGATCTCTTCCAACGGATGCGCCAGGGCGAATTTCCCGACGGCGCTAAAACCCTGCGCGCCAAGATCGACATGGCTCATCCCAATCTCAACATGCGTGATCCCGTCATGTACCGCATCATGCGCATGGAGCATTACCGCACCGGCAATCAATGGATCATTTACCCCATGTACGATTGGACGCATGGGCAATCGGATTCCCTCGAAGGCGTCACCCATTCCATTTGCGACGTCGGCTTCGAAAACCATCGCCCGTTATACGATTGGTACATCGAGCAGCTGGGCATCTTTCCTTCCAAGCAATACGAGTTCGGGCGCTTGAACCTGACCTACACGGTGTTGAGCAAGCGCTATCTTCGCCAACTGGTGGAAGAGAACATCGTGCAAGGCTGGGACGATCCGCGCTTGCCGACATTGCTTGGCTTGCGCCGCCGGGGTTACGCTCCCGAAGCCATCTGCGAGTTTTGCAAGCGCATCGGCGTCAGCAAAGGCGACGGCATCGTCGATATCCAACTGCTGGAACATTGCCTGCGCGAGCATTTGAACAAAGCCGCTCCCCGCGTCATGGCGGTATTGGATCCGCTCAAAGTCGTTATCACCAACTATCCTGAAGATCGAGAGGAAGAACTCGATGCCGTCAACAATCCCGAAGACCCGTCGGCGGGAACGCGCCAGGTTCCCTTCTGCCGCGAACTCTATATCGAGCGGGACGATTTTATGGAAATTCCATCCAAGAAATTCTTCCGTCTTGCTCCCGGTAAGGAAGTGCGGCTGCGGTATGCCTACTTCATAACCTGCCAGGAAGTGGTGAAGGACGCGCAAGGCCAGATTATCGAACTGCGCTGCGTCTACGATCCCGCCACGCGCGGCGGCGACGCGCCCGACGGCCGCCGGGTGAAGGGAACTATCCACTGGGTTTCCGCCCGCCATGCGGTCAAGTCGGAAGTGCGGCTGTACGATTATCTATTCGCCAAAGCCGATCCGATGAATGTTGAGGAAGGGCGGGATTGGAAAAAAAACCTCAATCCCGATTCGCTCAAGACGCTGACCGATTGTTATCTGGAGCCGATGCTGGTTAAGACCGAACCCGGCTTCAAATGCCAGTTCGAAAGGCTGGGCTATTTCTGCAAGGACGCGGACAGTACGCCGGATCGTCCCGTCTTCAACCGCACTGTCCCGCTCAAAGATTCCTGGAGCAAGATTCAAGCGAAGGGATGA
- a CDS encoding type II secretion system F family protein produces MNELTIGAIVFAGTAVFVFGVAYFVFNLLHSENVVVGKRFHSVHRQMQSSLSQDQQLALLKKENDWKKYEFFSDFPPFLNLPLLFEQAGLNQDVSRWMMATAGVAIFLASMSLYISANILLGFAVFAGSVFVSYLRILWKRKRRLRAFEANLAQCLEIIGRSLRAGHPFSMGLQMTATEMPAPISTEFSRIYRELQMGLPLEESLRKMAARVPLLDIRFFVLSILIHDQIGGDLAEILDNLSRVIRDRFKVLGQVRALTAEGRMSGWVLSLLPVFVFLVILCLNPKYILLLLNTEIGNKMLTSAVVMQFFGILIIRKIVNIKV; encoded by the coding sequence ATGAACGAACTGACCATCGGCGCCATCGTCTTCGCGGGCACAGCCGTTTTTGTTTTCGGCGTCGCTTATTTCGTTTTCAACCTTCTCCATTCTGAAAACGTCGTTGTAGGTAAACGCTTCCACTCCGTCCATCGCCAGATGCAATCTTCCCTTTCGCAAGACCAACAATTGGCTTTATTAAAAAAAGAGAACGATTGGAAAAAATACGAATTTTTTTCCGATTTCCCCCCATTTCTCAACCTGCCTCTCTTGTTCGAACAAGCAGGCCTGAACCAGGACGTCAGCCGATGGATGATGGCGACGGCTGGAGTTGCGATATTTTTAGCTTCGATGTCGCTATATATTTCGGCCAATATACTCCTAGGTTTCGCCGTATTCGCCGGAAGCGTATTCGTCTCCTATCTCCGCATCCTTTGGAAGCGCAAGCGCCGCCTAAGAGCCTTCGAAGCCAACCTGGCGCAGTGCCTGGAAATCATCGGCCGCTCTCTGCGCGCCGGTCATCCCTTCTCGATGGGGCTGCAAATGACGGCGACGGAAATGCCCGCTCCCATCAGTACGGAATTCAGCCGCATCTACCGCGAACTTCAGATGGGGCTGCCGCTCGAAGAATCGCTGCGCAAAATGGCTGCCCGCGTTCCGCTTTTGGATATTCGATTTTTCGTGCTTTCCATTTTGATTCACGATCAGATCGGCGGCGATTTGGCGGAGATATTGGACAACCTATCCCGCGTCATCCGCGACCGGTTCAAAGTCTTGGGCCAGGTGCGGGCGTTGACGGCGGAAGGGCGCATGTCCGGCTGGGTGTTAAGCCTATTGCCCGTATTCGTCTTTCTCGTCATTCTATGCCTGAATCCGAAATATATTCTGTTGCTTCTCAACACGGAAATCGGCAACAAAATGTTGACCTCCGCCGTCGTCATGCAGTTTTTCGGCATTCTCATCATTCGAAAAATCGTCAATATCAAGGTGTAA
- a CDS encoding nucleotidyltransferase domain-containing protein yields MNKDQFLQQVKRTVQEMEPDAEVLLFGSRARGDAAPDSDWDFLILVDKSIDDKEKMNIRHRLYEIEWEMGEVISSVIHSREEWNRPRMKITPFHQNVSQEGIPL; encoded by the coding sequence ATGAATAAAGATCAATTTCTGCAACAAGTGAAACGGACGGTGCAAGAAATGGAGCCGGACGCCGAAGTGCTTCTGTTCGGCTCCCGCGCGCGGGGAGACGCCGCCCCAGATTCCGATTGGGACTTCTTGATTCTAGTCGATAAATCGATCGATGATAAAGAGAAGATGAATATCCGCCATCGTCTCTACGAAATCGAATGGGAAATGGGAGAAGTAATTTCTTCCGTCATCCATAGCCGCGAAGAATGGAATCGCCCTCGAATGAAAATTACTCCTTTCCATCAGAATGTTAGCCAAGAGGGGATTCCATTGTGA